The Deltaproteobacteria bacterium genome window below encodes:
- the hflX gene encoding GTPase HflX, with amino-acid sequence MASKPLGNLTGLKPSQVSAISRLYNRRFPDQGGFTPDQAKELAILSRGVNRQIGVLINRKGVPVMVLVGEPDGIFIPELSRHRQADSRLSGLRLLHTHLDGALLTQEDLMDMVFLRLDAVCVLTVAPDGQPRTCQIAHLLPPNADEKPYTVHPAMIWDEVDFDFGASVVALEDELARTGQTVAASAREGAAILVSVGSQPKNVQERSLAELAELAATAGLDVAGTVVQRVGQVNPKLILGRGKLAELEVLALQKNAATLVFDQELTPTQQRNLSQLTERKVLDRTQLILDIFAQHAQTREGKLQVEMAQLKYMMPRLVGQNRALSRLTGGIGGRGPGETRLEMDRRKIRDRLSQLKTELGNVRKHRTATRGRRDKAGLPIVSLVGYTNAGKSTLLNTLTQSGVLAANKLFATLDPTSRRLRFPEDRELILTDTVGFIRHLPADLREAFMATLEELENADVLVHVADASHPEMDAQLEAVESILRDLSIDTIPRILALNKVDRISVEERERLAFVYPDAVFISAIDRPSLAPLVTRITGFFFSDNTPT; translated from the coding sequence ATCGCATCCAAACCTCTCGGCAATCTGACGGGCCTCAAGCCCAGCCAAGTCTCGGCCATTTCCCGCCTGTATAACCGGCGTTTTCCCGATCAGGGCGGCTTCACGCCGGACCAGGCCAAGGAGCTGGCCATCCTGAGCCGGGGCGTGAACCGGCAGATCGGCGTGCTCATCAACCGCAAGGGCGTGCCGGTCATGGTCCTTGTCGGCGAGCCCGACGGCATCTTCATCCCCGAATTGTCGCGGCACCGTCAGGCGGATTCGCGTCTGTCCGGCCTGCGGTTGCTCCATACCCATCTCGACGGGGCGCTGCTGACCCAGGAAGATCTCATGGACATGGTCTTTCTGCGTCTGGACGCGGTCTGTGTGCTGACGGTCGCGCCCGACGGTCAGCCGCGCACCTGCCAGATCGCCCATCTGCTGCCGCCCAATGCCGACGAAAAGCCGTACACGGTGCATCCGGCCATGATTTGGGACGAGGTGGATTTTGATTTCGGAGCCTCGGTCGTGGCCCTGGAAGACGAGCTGGCCCGCACCGGGCAGACCGTGGCGGCTTCGGCCCGCGAGGGCGCGGCCATTCTGGTCAGTGTCGGGTCCCAGCCTAAAAACGTGCAGGAGCGATCCCTGGCCGAGCTGGCCGAATTGGCGGCCACGGCTGGATTGGATGTGGCCGGAACCGTGGTGCAGCGGGTCGGCCAGGTTAATCCCAAGCTCATTTTGGGCAGGGGCAAGCTGGCCGAGCTGGAAGTGCTGGCCCTGCAGAAGAACGCGGCGACCCTGGTTTTCGATCAGGAGCTCACGCCCACCCAACAGCGTAATTTGAGCCAGCTGACCGAGCGCAAGGTTTTGGACCGCACCCAGCTCATTCTGGATATCTTTGCCCAGCACGCCCAGACCCGCGAGGGCAAACTCCAGGTGGAAATGGCCCAGCTCAAGTATATGATGCCGCGTCTGGTTGGCCAGAACCGGGCCCTGAGCCGCCTGACCGGCGGCATTGGCGGTCGCGGTCCGGGCGAGACGCGTCTGGAAATGGATCGGCGCAAGATCCGCGACCGCTTGAGCCAGCTCAAGACCGAACTCGGCAACGTGCGCAAGCACCGTACCGCCACGCGCGGCCGCCGCGACAAGGCCGGGCTGCCCATCGTCTCCCTGGTGGGCTACACCAATGCCGGAAAATCGACGCTCCTCAACACCCTGACCCAGAGCGGCGTTCTGGCCGCCAACAAGCTCTTCGCCACCCTGGATCCGACCAGCCGCCGCCTGCGTTTCCCCGAGGATCGGGAACTCATCCTGACCGACACCGTCGGCTTCATCCGCCACCTGCCGGCGGACCTGCGCGAGGCCTTCATGGCCACGCTGGAGGAGCTGGAAAACGCCGACGTGCTCGTGCATGTGGCCGACGCCTCCCATCCGGAAATGGACGCCCAGCTCGAAGCCGTGGAATCCATCCTGCGCGACCTGTCCATCGACACCATCCCGCGCATCCTGGCCCTGAACAAGGTCGATCGCATCAGCGTCGAGGAACGCGAGCGCCTGGCCTTTGTCTATCCGGACGCTGTGTTCATCTCGGCGATTGACCGGCCGAGTCTGGCGCCATTGGTGACGCGCATCACCGGGTTCTTTTTCTCCGACAATACTCCGACGTAA
- a CDS encoding IMP cyclohydrolase gives MEMLPIRRAILSVTDKSNLEEFARFLQETGVELVSTGGTRKKLVQSGLKVRSVSDVTGFPEILGGRVKTLHPHVHAGILADKDDPTHMQTLKDLHLAPFDLICVNLYNFAEAVRQTLEDKQAVEQIDIGGPTMLRASAKNFHSVAVIPDPSHYAECMAEMRANGGCLSLAFRKRMAVATFALTSAYDRMITDYLSRS, from the coding sequence ATGGAAATGCTGCCAATTCGCCGGGCCATCCTGAGCGTCACGGATAAGTCCAATCTGGAGGAGTTCGCTCGGTTTTTACAGGAAACGGGCGTGGAACTGGTGTCCACGGGCGGGACCAGGAAAAAGCTCGTGCAGTCCGGCCTCAAGGTTCGATCCGTCAGCGATGTGACCGGATTCCCGGAAATTCTGGGTGGCCGGGTCAAGACCCTGCATCCCCATGTCCATGCCGGCATCCTGGCCGACAAGGACGACCCCACCCACATGCAGACCCTCAAGGACCTGCATCTGGCGCCGTTTGATCTGATCTGCGTCAATCTTTACAATTTCGCCGAAGCGGTCCGCCAGACCCTGGAAGACAAGCAGGCCGTGGAACAGATCGACATCGGCGGCCCGACCATGCTCCGCGCCTCGGCCAAGAATTTCCATTCCGTGGCCGTTATCCCCGATCCATCCCACTACGCCGAGTGCATGGCCGAAATGCGGGCCAATGGCGGCTGCCTGTCCCTGGCCTTCCGCAAGCGCATGGCCGTGGCCACCTTTGCCCTGACGTCCGCCTACGACCGCATGATCACCGATTACCTGAGCCGCTCCTGA
- a CDS encoding tetratricopeptide repeat protein, whose protein sequence is MSSHLDYEINKELGECYLFMGELEKAESYYQKAASSNGVHPDPYLGLATIAVQRGDLGQAMALYEKAERISSSHKSLAGMALIAMQQGDSAHAFDLYSQALALKPENLIALFGLVQTAHVLGRTADAVEPLTRYLDVHPEKSEVRYALAGCLLASGRAQEARAHAEILLERDPAYGPAKELLAQL, encoded by the coding sequence ATGAGCTCGCATCTCGATTACGAAATCAACAAGGAACTTGGGGAATGCTATCTTTTCATGGGCGAATTGGAAAAGGCCGAGAGCTATTACCAGAAGGCCGCCAGCAGCAACGGCGTGCATCCCGATCCATATCTGGGTCTGGCCACCATCGCCGTCCAGCGTGGGGATTTGGGACAGGCCATGGCCCTGTATGAAAAGGCGGAACGGATTTCCTCTTCGCACAAGTCCCTGGCCGGCATGGCGCTGATCGCCATGCAGCAGGGCGACAGCGCCCACGCGTTCGATCTCTATTCCCAGGCCCTGGCGCTCAAGCCCGAGAACCTGATCGCCCTGTTCGGACTGGTGCAGACCGCCCATGTCCTTGGCCGCACGGCCGACGCGGTGGAGCCCTTGACGCGGTATCTGGATGTGCATCCGGAAAAGAGCGAGGTGCGCTATGCCCTGGCCGGATGTCTCCTGGCCAGCGGTCGCGCCCAGGAAGCGCGGGCACACGCGGAAATTCTGCTGGAGCGCGATCCCGCCTACGGTCCGGCCAAGGAGCTTTTGGCGCAGCTGTAA
- the flgB gene encoding flagellar basal body rod protein FlgB has translation MKSLFSSHIDLTAKVMDFQLQRQNVVSSNLANLNTPGYKARRLEFEKDLQAALNLSESGAVARTHPRHMPHDFSPDATEASLSKDFAPRVVPGVDNVDLDTEMAIMAKNNLMYNALSTVMAKNFTGLKQIIQDGGK, from the coding sequence ATGAAAAGCCTGTTCTCCAGCCATATCGATCTCACGGCCAAGGTCATGGACTTCCAGCTTCAGCGTCAAAATGTTGTCAGCTCCAATTTGGCCAATCTCAATACCCCCGGCTACAAGGCCCGCCGCCTGGAATTTGAAAAGGACCTCCAGGCGGCCCTGAATCTGTCCGAATCCGGCGCCGTGGCCCGGACTCATCCCAGGCACATGCCGCACGATTTTTCCCCGGACGCCACCGAGGCCTCCCTGAGCAAGGACTTTGCCCCGCGTGTGGTTCCCGGCGTGGACAACGTGGATCTGGACACGGAAATGGCCATCATGGCCAAGAATAACCTGATGTACAACGCCCTGAGCACCGTCATGGCGAAGAATTTCACCGGCCTGAAGCAAATCATTCAGGATGGAGGCAAATAA
- the flgC gene encoding flagellar basal body rod protein FlgC → MDFMTAIDIGASGLKAERTHLNVISMNLANAKTTRTASGGPYRRKDVIFKEADVETPFSKAMQTAHDREMKGVRAESIRNDNRPLKRVYEPNHPDADEEGYVSYPDINVVEEMTNMLSAMRAYEANVSTITTSKSMFTKALEIGR, encoded by the coding sequence ATGGACTTCATGACCGCCATCGACATCGGCGCCTCCGGCCTCAAGGCCGAGCGCACCCATCTCAATGTCATTTCCATGAACCTGGCCAACGCCAAGACCACCCGCACCGCCAGCGGGGGGCCGTATCGGCGCAAGGACGTCATCTTCAAGGAAGCGGACGTGGAAACGCCCTTTTCCAAGGCCATGCAGACGGCCCATGACCGCGAGATGAAGGGCGTCCGGGCCGAATCCATCCGCAACGACAACCGTCCGCTGAAGCGCGTCTACGAGCCCAATCATCCGGACGCGGACGAAGAGGGCTACGTCAGTTATCCGGACATCAACGTGGTCGAGGAAATGACCAACATGCTCTCGGCCATGCGCGCCTACGAGGCCAATGTCTCGACCATCACCACGTCCAAGAGCATGTTCACCAAGGCTCTTGAAATCGGCAGATAA
- the fliE gene encoding flagellar hook-basal body complex protein FliE, producing the protein MTISPIALKAYSAAAEFQKGGSGLGTAKTGTERATQSFAQTIEDSLATVNEMQIENGKMIEEFASGKTQNVHELMITLQKAGLAMDMTSAVRNKVMNAYQELMRIQF; encoded by the coding sequence ATGACCATTTCGCCCATCGCCCTCAAGGCCTACTCGGCCGCCGCGGAATTCCAGAAAGGCGGGTCCGGACTCGGAACCGCGAAGACAGGCACCGAACGGGCCACGCAGTCCTTTGCCCAGACCATCGAGGACTCCCTGGCCACGGTCAACGAGATGCAAATCGAAAATGGCAAAATGATCGAGGAGTTCGCCTCGGGCAAGACCCAAAACGTGCACGAACTGATGATCACCCTGCAAAAGGCCGGACTGGCCATGGATATGACCTCGGCCGTGCGCAACAAGGTCATGAACGCCTACCAGGAACTCATGCGCATCCAGTTCTAG
- the fliF gene encoding flagellar M-ring protein FliF, with amino-acid sequence MPPFLTTTLDKATEFWANRSSAQRIMMGGLLAVMVAIFFGLVFWLNKEDYRVLYSQLYQEDAASVVDLLQKEKIPYQIADSGSGTSILVPAEQVHEVRLKLAGEGTLHGQGIGFEIFDSNAIGQTNFVQDINYQRALQGELSRTITELPEVESARVHLVLPNKSLFIEEQAPPSAAIMLTLKSGRSLTSQQVQAIVNLVSTSVEGLTSEHITVADNRGKVLYEPKANAELGGLSSTQMEYQQTMQRNLEQRVEQLLLPIVGPGRVIARVNADLDFNRTTIRKEIYDPKSAVVRSEVKSEEENRGSANVDGGPPDPRYQGENDNALASGTSQESTRTTATTNFDINKEEQQIVAQIGAIKRLSVAVLVDGKYTKQADGSSVFEPLTEEELTQIRQLTQRAVGFDDTRGDAIEVSSVSFGDPGLEAQVPLLDVTSRYFHLLGKPLLNTLVILLFLIFVIRPLVLAMIKPKVTEATAQSAQELDAAQERMALTEGMSAEDLEAMDAVKRIENAKFLAQQLVEQNMDQAIMIMRQWLTEGEA; translated from the coding sequence ATGCCCCCCTTCCTGACGACAACCCTGGACAAGGCCACTGAATTCTGGGCCAACCGCAGTTCGGCCCAACGCATCATGATGGGCGGCCTTCTGGCCGTCATGGTGGCCATCTTTTTCGGCCTGGTGTTCTGGCTGAACAAGGAAGACTACCGCGTTCTCTACAGCCAGCTGTACCAGGAAGACGCCGCCAGCGTCGTCGATTTGCTGCAGAAGGAAAAAATACCCTATCAAATTGCCGATTCCGGTTCCGGAACGAGCATCCTCGTGCCGGCGGAGCAGGTTCACGAAGTCCGGCTCAAACTCGCGGGCGAGGGCACCCTGCACGGCCAGGGCATCGGATTTGAAATTTTCGACAGCAACGCCATCGGCCAGACCAATTTCGTCCAGGACATCAATTACCAGCGCGCCCTGCAGGGCGAGCTGTCCAGAACGATCACGGAGCTGCCCGAGGTCGAAAGCGCCCGCGTCCATCTGGTTCTGCCCAACAAGAGCCTGTTCATCGAGGAGCAGGCGCCGCCCTCGGCGGCCATCATGCTGACCCTGAAAAGCGGTCGATCCCTGACCTCGCAACAGGTCCAGGCCATCGTCAACCTTGTCTCCACGAGCGTCGAGGGCTTGACGTCCGAGCACATCACCGTGGCCGACAACCGGGGCAAGGTTCTCTACGAGCCCAAGGCCAACGCCGAACTGGGCGGCCTGTCCTCGACCCAGATGGAATACCAGCAGACGATGCAACGCAATCTGGAACAGCGCGTCGAGCAGCTCCTGCTGCCCATTGTCGGGCCGGGCCGGGTTATCGCCAGGGTCAACGCCGATCTGGATTTCAACCGGACCACCATCCGCAAGGAAATTTACGATCCCAAGTCCGCGGTGGTCCGCAGCGAGGTCAAGAGCGAGGAGGAAAACAGGGGCTCGGCCAATGTCGACGGCGGTCCGCCAGACCCCCGCTATCAGGGTGAAAACGACAATGCCCTGGCCTCGGGCACGTCCCAGGAAAGCACCCGGACGACCGCGACCACGAATTTCGACATCAACAAGGAAGAACAGCAGATCGTCGCCCAAATCGGGGCCATCAAACGCCTGAGTGTTGCCGTCCTGGTCGATGGCAAGTATACGAAGCAGGCCGACGGCAGCTCGGTCTTCGAGCCCCTGACCGAAGAGGAACTGACCCAGATCCGGCAGCTGACCCAACGCGCGGTGGGCTTCGACGACACCCGTGGCGACGCCATCGAGGTCTCCTCCGTGTCTTTCGGCGACCCGGGCCTCGAAGCGCAGGTGCCGCTTTTGGATGTCACCTCCAGGTATTTCCATCTGTTGGGCAAGCCCCTGCTGAATACCCTGGTCATCCTCCTCTTCCTGATCTTCGTTATCCGTCCGCTGGTTTTGGCCATGATCAAACCCAAGGTCACGGAAGCAACGGCGCAGAGCGCCCAGGAACTGGACGCGGCCCAGGAGCGCATGGCCCTGACCGAGGGCATGAGCGCGGAAGATCTCGAAGCCATGGACGCGGTCAAGCGAATCGAAAACGCCAAATTCCTGGCACAGCAACTCGTGGAGCAGAACATGGATCAAGCCATCATGATCATGCGGCAATGGTTGACCGAGGGAGAAGCCTAG
- the fliG gene encoding flagellar motor switch protein FliG, which translates to MATGAKLTGPQKTAILVLALGEAFAADVFKKLDRAEITAISRAMAKLDSVDKEQAEEVLREFNQAMTIGKEMLYGGPEQVRKVISASLDSDTARYILEELDFATGPQPFKELGNVSPKILAQILRNEHPQTLALILGHLPPDNAGNLIQQLGPGVRAEVLVRLAKLEAVPEEMLMEVDRVLQSQLIAIGGKEGKKVGGVGSVAEILNAIDRATEEEIMADIEEESAQLADEIKQLMFVFEDIMKLDDKGIREVLKEISNEDLTLALKAAPEELREKFFKNLSERAGNMIREDLEIMGPVKLSEVEAAQQGIVKQVRRLEAEGRIVIAGSGGEVLV; encoded by the coding sequence GTGGCGACAGGCGCCAAGCTGACCGGCCCCCAGAAAACAGCCATCCTGGTGCTGGCCCTGGGCGAAGCCTTCGCGGCCGATGTCTTCAAGAAGCTCGACCGGGCCGAAATCACCGCCATTTCCCGGGCCATGGCCAAGCTGGACAGCGTGGACAAGGAACAGGCCGAGGAAGTGCTGCGCGAATTCAACCAGGCCATGACCATCGGCAAGGAAATGCTCTACGGCGGCCCGGAACAGGTCCGCAAGGTGATTTCCGCCAGCCTGGATTCGGACACCGCCCGCTATATCCTGGAAGAGCTGGACTTCGCCACCGGCCCCCAGCCCTTCAAGGAACTGGGCAACGTCAGTCCCAAGATTCTGGCCCAGATCCTGCGCAACGAGCATCCCCAGACCCTGGCCCTGATCCTGGGGCACCTGCCCCCCGACAACGCCGGCAACCTCATCCAGCAACTTGGTCCCGGTGTCCGGGCCGAGGTTCTGGTCCGCCTGGCCAAGCTCGAAGCCGTTCCCGAGGAAATGCTGATGGAGGTGGACCGCGTGCTGCAAAGCCAGCTCATCGCCATCGGCGGCAAGGAAGGCAAAAAGGTCGGCGGCGTCGGCTCGGTGGCCGAAATCCTCAACGCCATCGACCGGGCCACGGAAGAGGAAATCATGGCCGACATCGAGGAAGAAAGCGCGCAGCTGGCCGACGAGATCAAGCAGCTCATGTTCGTCTTCGAGGACATCATGAAACTCGACGACAAGGGCATCCGCGAGGTCTTGAAAGAAATCAGCAACGAGGACCTGACCCTGGCCCTGAAGGCCGCGCCCGAGGAATTGCGCGAAAAGTTCTTCAAGAACCTGTCGGAACGCGCCGGCAACATGATCCGCGAGGATCTGGAAATCATGGGACCGGTCAAGCTGTCCGAAGTGGAAGCGGCGCAGCAGGGCATCGTCAAGCAGGTCCGCCGACTGGAAGCCGAGGGACGTATCGTCATCGCGGGCAGCGGAGGCGAGGTCCTTGTCTAG
- a CDS encoding FliI/YscN family ATPase, which translates to MDPVQAYGTVTKVIGLVAEGRGIKAPLGSTCELIPDARSSHIIQAEVVGFRDDVVLLMPYGEMRGISPGSLIRNTSTPPLFPVGNRYLGQSIDAFGRPLKPGIRLIPGRFNPLYADPPNPLTRPRISEPLDVGVRAINGLLTLGKGQRVGIMAGSGVGKSTLMGMMARYTAADINVIGLIGERGREVIEFMEKDLGPEGLARSVLIVATSDQGPLVRMRAAYAATAMAEFFRDQGKDVLLMMDSVTRFAMAAREVGLAAGEPPTTRGYTPTVFSHLPRLLERAGRSATGSITGIYTVLVEGDDFNEPVADAVRSILDGHIVLTRDLADQGHYPSIDVLKSVSRLSSDVCPAPVRESARVLIRLLATYNRVEDMVNIGAYTRGNNPEIDQALDMINPIRVFLQQRVEEPASLDQTFAALQKLFPPPKGKASVTPR; encoded by the coding sequence ATGGACCCGGTCCAGGCCTATGGCACGGTGACCAAGGTCATCGGTCTGGTGGCCGAGGGGCGGGGTATCAAGGCGCCCCTGGGTTCGACCTGCGAACTCATTCCCGACGCCCGGTCCTCCCACATCATCCAAGCCGAGGTGGTCGGCTTCCGGGACGATGTGGTCCTGCTCATGCCGTACGGCGAAATGCGCGGCATCAGTCCGGGCAGCCTGATCCGCAACACGAGCACGCCGCCTCTTTTTCCCGTGGGCAACCGGTATCTGGGGCAGTCCATCGACGCCTTTGGCCGCCCCCTGAAACCGGGCATCCGCCTCATTCCCGGCCGTTTCAACCCACTCTACGCCGATCCGCCCAATCCCCTGACCCGGCCGCGCATTTCCGAGCCCCTCGATGTCGGGGTGCGGGCCATCAACGGCCTGCTGACCCTGGGCAAGGGGCAGCGCGTCGGCATCATGGCCGGTTCCGGCGTCGGCAAGAGCACCCTCATGGGCATGATGGCCAGATACACGGCCGCTGACATCAACGTCATCGGACTGATCGGTGAACGCGGTCGGGAAGTTATCGAATTCATGGAAAAAGATCTTGGCCCCGAAGGGCTGGCCCGCTCCGTGCTGATCGTGGCCACCTCGGATCAGGGCCCGTTGGTGCGCATGCGCGCCGCCTACGCGGCCACGGCCATGGCTGAATTTTTCCGCGACCAGGGCAAGGACGTGCTGCTCATGATGGATTCGGTGACCCGTTTCGCCATGGCCGCGCGCGAGGTCGGGCTGGCCGCCGGCGAGCCGCCGACCACGCGCGGCTATACGCCAACGGTTTTTTCGCACCTGCCCCGCCTGCTGGAACGGGCCGGGCGCTCGGCCACGGGCAGCATCACCGGGATCTACACGGTGCTGGTCGAGGGCGACGATTTCAACGAACCCGTGGCCGACGCGGTCCGCTCCATCCTGGACGGACACATCGTCCTGACCCGCGACCTGGCCGACCAGGGACATTACCCGTCCATCGACGTCCTCAAGAGCGTCAGCCGCTTGAGCTCCGATGTCTGCCCCGCGCCGGTGCGCGAATCCGCCCGCGTTCTGATCCGGCTTTTGGCCACGTACAACCGGGTCGAGGACATGGTGAATATCGGCGCCTACACCAGGGGCAACAATCCGGAAATCGACCAGGCCCTGGACATGATCAATCCCATCCGTGTTTTTTTGCAACAACGCGTCGAGGAACCCGCCTCCCTGGATCAAACCTTCGCCGCCCTGCAAAAGCTTTTCCCGCCACCCAAGGGCAAGGCCTCGGTCACGCCGCGCTAA
- a CDS encoding type II/IV secretion system protein, with protein MSNPFSRRIVYSLAYLLDVLVSEGEITPSQSAIIADHARKSSLDLDSPDGLDYLIRFNIRRPPREEGQAESRITEDVILKAVGRREGVEFRKVDPFDLDMDVTTKTISESFARKNTLVPIMIRDGELELVVHNPFRPELWHDMERVSALPYKVFLGTRQDIERLVDDFYQFRTAIQAAEIEFMSSNELGNLEARVKVEEKSDPTSHKHIIKAVDYLLRSALRERASDIHMEPKRDHALVRFRIDGILHDLHRLPMTVHLAMINRIKGMSRLDISERRRPQDGRVQLVLAGTPTDVRVSTIPVAFGEKMVMRLLSSDTTLKNLEELGMRPEQYAVFQKFLHSTYGLILVTGPTGSGKSTSLYSTLKVLANPRVNVVTLEDPIEMVVDDFNQIGIQSKIGVTFGQMLRHILRQDPDIIMIGEMRDLETAEQAVQAALTGHIVFSTLHTNDASSALTRLLDLGLDAYLINASVIGCIAQRLVRTICPHCKAQYTPDYEQLAALGGGDFIKPGQKLWKGLGCEHCRQTGFYGRTGIFEILPFDTEIKEAVRRNIDLADLRALVRSKKVASLFEDGMDRVVRGVTTFEEVLRVAGGSID; from the coding sequence ATGAGTAATCCCTTTTCCCGTCGGATCGTCTACTCCCTGGCCTATCTGCTGGACGTCCTGGTCAGCGAGGGCGAGATCACCCCCAGCCAGTCCGCGATCATCGCCGACCATGCCCGCAAGAGCAGTCTGGACTTGGACAGCCCGGACGGCCTGGATTATCTGATTCGTTTCAATATCCGCCGGCCGCCTCGGGAAGAGGGGCAGGCCGAGAGCCGCATCACCGAGGATGTCATCCTCAAGGCCGTGGGCCGGCGCGAGGGCGTGGAGTTTCGGAAGGTCGATCCCTTTGACCTGGACATGGACGTGACCACCAAGACCATCTCCGAGAGCTTCGCGCGCAAGAACACGCTTGTGCCGATCATGATCCGCGACGGCGAGTTGGAGCTCGTGGTCCACAATCCGTTCCGCCCCGAACTCTGGCACGACATGGAACGGGTCAGTGCCTTGCCGTACAAGGTTTTTCTCGGCACGCGCCAGGACATCGAGCGCCTTGTCGACGATTTTTATCAGTTCCGCACGGCCATCCAGGCGGCGGAAATCGAGTTCATGTCCTCCAACGAGCTGGGCAATCTCGAGGCACGGGTCAAGGTCGAGGAAAAATCGGACCCGACCTCGCACAAGCACATCATCAAGGCCGTGGATTACCTGTTGCGTTCGGCCCTGCGCGAGCGGGCCAGTGACATCCACATGGAGCCCAAGCGCGACCACGCCCTGGTCCGGTTCCGCATCGACGGCATCCTGCATGATCTGCACCGCCTCCCCATGACCGTGCATCTGGCCATGATCAACCGCATCAAGGGCATGAGCCGTCTGGACATTTCCGAGCGGCGCCGGCCCCAGGACGGCCGCGTGCAGCTGGTTCTGGCGGGCACGCCCACGGACGTGCGCGTTTCGACCATTCCTGTCGCCTTTGGCGAGAAGATGGTCATGCGCCTGCTTTCCAGCGACACGACGCTCAAAAACCTGGAAGAGCTCGGCATGCGGCCGGAGCAATACGCCGTTTTCCAGAAGTTTTTGCACAGCACCTACGGCCTGATCCTGGTCACCGGCCCCACGGGCAGCGGCAAATCGACCTCGCTGTATTCGACGCTGAAGGTTCTGGCCAATCCCCGCGTCAATGTCGTCACCCTGGAGGACCCCATCGAAATGGTGGTCGACGATTTCAATCAGATCGGCATCCAGAGCAAGATCGGAGTCACCTTTGGCCAGATGCTGCGCCACATTCTGCGTCAGGATCCAGACATCATCATGATCGGCGAGATGCGCGACCTGGAGACGGCCGAACAGGCCGTGCAGGCGGCGTTGACCGGGCACATCGTGTTTTCCACCCTGCATACCAACGACGCCAGCTCGGCCCTGACCCGGTTGCTTGACCTGGGCCTGGACGCCTATCTCATCAACGCCTCGGTCATCGGCTGCATCGCCCAGCGTCTGGTGCGGACCATCTGCCCCCATTGCAAGGCCCAGTACACGCCGGATTACGAGCAGCTGGCGGCCCTGGGGGGAGGTGATTTCATCAAACCCGGACAAAAGCTTTGGAAGGGGCTGGGGTGCGAACATTGCCGTCAGACCGGGTTTTACGGACGGACCGGGATTTTCGAGATTCTTCCCTTTGACACCGAAATCAAGGAAGCCGTGCGCCGCAACATCGACCTGGCGGATCTGCGGGCCCTGGTCCGGAGCAAAAAGGTGGCGTCGCTGTTCGAGGACGGCATGGACAGGGTGGTGCGTGGCGTGACCACGTTCGAGGAAGTGCTGCGCGTGGCCGGCGGCTCGATCGATTAG
- the rfaE2 gene encoding D-glycero-beta-D-manno-heptose 1-phosphate adenylyltransferase, with the protein MQARVKITDAENLAMSRSGLDTVVFTNGCFDILHPGHVDYLARARALGSRLVVGLNSDASVTRLKGPGRPVNDQASRALVLAALECVDHVVVFDEDTPLELIRKVRPDVLVKGGDWSVDKIVGRDLVEARGGRVLSLPLLPGHSTTAIIERILTLHGVVRTHE; encoded by the coding sequence ATGCAAGCACGAGTAAAGATCACGGACGCGGAAAATCTGGCCATGTCGCGGTCCGGCCTGGACACGGTAGTGTTCACCAATGGCTGTTTCGACATTCTGCACCCCGGCCATGTGGATTATCTGGCCCGGGCCCGGGCCCTGGGCTCGCGCCTGGTGGTGGGCCTCAACAGCGACGCCTCGGTGACTCGCCTCAAGGGGCCAGGCCGCCCCGTGAACGATCAGGCCAGTCGGGCCCTGGTCCTGGCCGCCCTGGAATGCGTCGATCATGTGGTCGTTTTTGACGAGGACACGCCCTTGGAACTGATCCGAAAGGTGCGTCCCGACGTGCTGGTCAAGGGCGGAGACTGGAGCGTGGACAAGATTGTCGGCCGCGACCTGGTCGAGGCCCGGGGTGGCCGTGTCCTGTCCCTGCCGCTGTTGCCCGGCCATTCGACAACGGCCATCATCGAACGGATACTGACGTTGCATGGAGTGGTCCGGACCCATGAGTAA